In Portunus trituberculatus isolate SZX2019 chromosome 10, ASM1759143v1, whole genome shotgun sequence, one genomic interval encodes:
- the LOC123501896 gene encoding apolipoprotein A-IV-like, which yields MSASALKSMTANVSLQLVVMVVMVVMVKGEEVTVNATAAPPAVDPLAGLFVRQESAIRKLDGLTAKMGKLDDLEKKIDVISSFLQEREVNLKELVESLTARMEGLAGKVEEMHGRLVKVDEEVVEVKESVGVLVENIGDVDGKVEALGDKVEDVDGRLLELREVVEGTWVEVNQTLQQQQNEVEMMEMTLSKTSIITNSSPLDLTSLLLNLTERVEEGLQEGSASARQCQEAVGHLRTLIEPSINTTHHLTAAVINRIRTSNLAMDKRLGAVLHALSLRHRHLQDGFHSSLSFFHARLATHLQESFKSVETKVEEVKEVVANETKEIIKSTNISTISTESPSQDFHLQDYQGILQETLDSILQVSNLTLHRLLQEHKEVTEEVQKEEEEEEQEQQQQQEEEEEEEEEEKVEEEERPPVCIVAGQGAINTTTISTATTITATELQDAVREAVGERLVQVEEQLAGLRIYLSTSLHVQANQVEERMAEVEAGLFRAVRETLNKSNRGLEKLRKASLGYLDAAVTSISSAAVASAQATADHLTEAVQEVALSLTRRLFQVEVAIRAAVGGGDTGGADGEDALDWKRWWWWWWCPAAAATKSNEGGSGSCISALPGGASSWVSARARCRAVGGDLVSIPPTDFTLHPLNPSAHSSTPSLPPYWLGGRKVLGEWRWVTGALVEGEVSESGADGESGECLVVSGEGGGVRMAAVPCHMPRPALCQLPPPPGDAGPPLDPVSNEVTPIAAHRYLTPEDLQLA from the exons ATGAGTGCAAGTGCGTTGAAAAGCATGACAGCGAACGTTTCTCTTcaattagtggtgatggtggtgatggtagtgatggtgaagggggaggaggttACTGTGAACGCTACTGCTGCGCCTCCTGCAGTAGACCCCCTGGCAGGACTGTTCGTGAGGCAGGAGTCAGCCATTAGGAAGCTGGATGGCCTGACAGCGAAGATGGGCAAATTAGATGACCTTGAGAAAAAGATCGATGtcatttcttcgtttcttcaagAGCGCGAAGTGAATCTGAAGGAGCTGGTGGAGTCCTTGACCGCCAGGATGGAGGGCCTGgcaggaaaagtggaggaaatgcATGGAAGACTAGTGAAAGTggacgaggaggtggtggaggtgaaggaaagcgtGGGTGTATTGGTTGAGAACATAGGGGATGTTGATGGTAAGGTGGAGGCCCTTGGAGATAAAGTGGAGGATGTGGATGGGAGACTACTGGAGCTTAGGGAAGTAGTGGAGGGGACATGGGTGGAGGTAAACCAGACActgcaacaacagcaaaatgAGGTGGAAATGATGGAGATGACACTCAGCAAGACTAGCATCATCACCAACTCATCTCCACTCGACCTCACATCCCTCCTGCTGAACCTGACAGAGCGAGTCGAGGAGGGTCTGCAGGAGGGGAGTGCCAGTGCCAGACAGTGCCAGGAGGCCGTGGGGCACCTTAGGACCCTAATTGAACCTTCCATCAATACGACACACCACCTCACAGCAGCAGTCATCAACCGCATTAGAACTTCAAACTTAGCAATGGACAAAAGACTTGGGGCGGTTCTCCACGCTCTGTCCCTCCGTCACCGCCACCTGCAGGACGGCTTCCactcctcactttccttcttccacgCACGCCTCGCCACGCACCTCCAGGAATCCTTCAAAAGCGTGGAGActaaagtggaggaggtgaaggaggttgTCGCCAATGAAACAAAGGAGATTATTAAATCCACCAACATCTCCACTATCTCCACGGAGTCTCCCTCGCAGGACTTCCACCTTCAGGACTACCAAGGCATCCTTCAGGAAACTCTCGACAGCATCCTACAGGTGTCTAATCTAACCCTTCATCGCCTACTACAGGAACACAAGGAGGTGACTGAGGAggtacagaaggaggaggaagaagaagagcaggagcagcagcagcagcaggaggaggaggaggaggaggaagaggaggagaaggtggaggaagaagaaaggccaCCTGTGTGTATTGTagcg ggACAAGGcgctatcaacaccaccaccatttctaccgcaaccaccatcaccgccacagaACTCCAAGATGCG gtgagggaggcagtGGGAGAGAGGCTGGTGCAGGTGGAGGAACAGTTAGCGGGACTCAGGATATACCTCTCCACTAGTCTTCACGTCCAGGccaaccag GTAGAGGAGCGAATGGCAGAAGTAGAGGCGGGGCTGTTCCGGGCGGTGCGGGAGACACTCAATAAGTCCAACAGAGGCCTTGAGAAGCTGCGGAAGGCTTCACTTGGGTACTTAGACGCCGCCGTGACCAGCATTTCCTCTGCAGCAGTGGCGTCAGCGCAGGCCACGGCGGATCACCTGACGGAGGCCGTGCAAGaggtcgctctctctctcacgcggcggctgtttcag GTGGAGGTGGCAATACGCGctgcagtgggtggaggagacaCGGGAGGCGCTGACGGTGAAGACGCCCTAGATtggaagcggtggtggtggtggtggtggtgcccggcggcggcggcaacgaAGAGCAACGAGGGCGGTAGTGGTTCCTGCATCAGTGCCTTGCCAGGGGGCGCCTCCAGTTGGGTCTCTGCCAGGGCGCGCTGCAGGGCCGTGGGTGGGGACCTCGTCAGTATACCACCCACAGACTTCACTCTCCACCCGCTAAACCCCTCCGCCCACTCCTCCACCCCGTCCCTGCCTCCCTACTGGCTTGGCGGGCGTAAGGTTCTGGGGGAATGGCGGTGGGTGACTGGGGCGTTAgttgagggagaggtgagtgagagCGGGGCCGATGGGGAGAGTGGGGagtgtctggtggtgagtggtgaaggtggtggtgtgaggatgGCTGCCGTGCCTTGCCACATGCCACGTCCTGCCCTGTGCCAGCTGCCCCCTCCTCCTGGTGACGCTGGACCGCCCCTCGACCCTGTGAGCAATGAGGTGACGCCCATCGCCGCCCACCGCTACCTGACGCCCGAGGATCTTCAGTTAGCgtag